In one Melopsittacus undulatus isolate bMelUnd1 chromosome 4, bMelUnd1.mat.Z, whole genome shotgun sequence genomic region, the following are encoded:
- the RHOD gene encoding rho-related GTP-binding protein RhoD, whose protein sequence is MQREGLPEVKVVVVGDGGCGKTSLLVAFARGDFPKVYVPTVFEKYTASLQVAGKPVKIHLWDTAGQEDYDRLRPLSYSDANVVLICFDVTDPSSYNNVLTKWYPEVNHFCKRIPVLLVGCKTDLRQDRAVLLKLQEGRLEPVSQHQGEAMARQVHAVSYLECSARYQENVSGIFIEACRAALSAARRSQRRRRPKRGCVLC, encoded by the exons ATGCAGAGGGAAGGGCTCCCCGAGGTGAAGGTGGTCGTCGTGGGGGACGGGGGCTGCGGGAAGACGTCTCTGCTGGTGGCGTTCGCCAGGGGGGACTTCCCCAAG GTCTATGTCCCCACTGTATTCGAGAAGTACACAGCCTCCCTCCAGGTTGCTGGCAAGCCTGTGAAGATCCACCTCTGGGACACTGCAG GACAGGAAGACTATGACCGGCTTCGCCCATTATCCTACTCAGATGCCAATGTTGTCCTCATCTGCTTTGATGTCACCGACCCCAGCAGCTACAACAATGTCCTAACAAAG TGGTACCCGGAGGTGAACCACTTCTGCAAGcgcatcccagtgctgctggtgggcTGCAAGACCGACCTGCGGCAGGACCGTGCGGTGCTGCTCAAGCTCCAGGAGGGGCGCCTGGAGCCCGTGTCCCAGCATCAG gGAGAGGCCATGGCCCGGCAGGTCCACGCTGTGTCCTACCTGGAGTGCTCAGCCAGGTACCAGGAGAACGTCAGTGGCATCTTCATAGAggcctgcagggctgctctcagtgctGCCCGCCGCAGCCAGCGCAGGAGGAGACCCAAGAGGGGCTGCGTGCTCTGCTGA
- the LOC101868062 gene encoding mas-related G-protein coupled receptor member H-like, giving the protein MELNQTFPTTSLMLETGVDNPCRIDITDVAMDTVTLLVCLSGLMGNGAVLWLLGFCISKNPVTTYILNLAVADFTFLLFMVTSVLLYMIENIFCFSFVSLIYQRLLLLLSLFSYNTSLYLLTAISIERCTSILCPLWYRCRRPQRLSVLVCVLLWALSIAVLAAVTSLCFFHEDHHCRVALISMYVLNFLIFAPLMVVSNVILFIKVQCGSLQRQPKRLYIIIFLSVLFFLIFLAPLSIWSFLLQFGYMDVPSQAVFLLACINSSINPFTYFLVGSCRRRCSMVSLQVAFRRVFEETGVTTITP; this is encoded by the coding sequence ATGGAGCTGAACCAGACATTCCCAACCACATCACTCATGCTGGAGACAGGTGTAGACAACCCGTGCAGGATAGACATCACTGATGTGGCTATGGACACTGTCACGCTGCTCGTCTGCCTCTCTGGGTTGATGGGGAATGGGGCTGTGCTCTGGCTCCTTGGCTTCTGCATCAGCAAGAACCCCGTCACCACCTACATCCTCAACCTGGCCGTGGCTGACttcaccttcctcctcttcatggTCACCTCAGTCCTCCTTTACATGATAGAGAACAtcttctgcttcagttttgtgTCCTTAATTTACCAGAGGCTCCTTTTGCTGCTCTCGCTCTTCTCCTACAACACAAGCCTGTATCTCCTGACGGCCATCAGCATCGAGAGGTGCACATCCATCCTCTGCCCGCTCTGGTACCGCTGCCGTCGCCCTCAGCGCTTGTCAGTCCTGGTGTGTGTCCTGCTCTGGGCCCTCTCCATCGCTGTCCTTGCTGCAGTGACATCTCTGTGCTTCTTCCACGAGGATCATCACTGCCGCGTGGCTCTCATCTCCATGTATGTCCTCAACTTCCTCATCTTTGCCCCACTGATGGTCGTTTCCAATGTGATCCTGTTCATCAAGGTCCAGTGTGGTTCCCTGCAGCGCCAACCCAAGCGGCTCTACATCATTATCTTCCTCTCCGTCCTCTTCTTTCTCATCTTCTTGGCTCCCCTCAGCATCTGGAGCTTCCTGCTGCAGTTTGGCTACATGGATGTGCCTTCCCAGGCTGTTTTCCTGCTCGCCTGCATCAACAGCAGCATCAACCCCTTCACCTACTTCCTGGTGGGGAGCTGCCGCAGGCGCTGCTCCATGGTGTCCCTGCAGGTCGCCTTCCGGAGGGTCTTCGAGGAGACAGGGGTCACCACGATCACCCCCTGA
- the LOC101872816 gene encoding mas-related G-protein coupled receptor member H-like — MEANATSPPPTSLIPETDGDNPCRIDITDVAMDTVTLLICLCGLVGNGAVLWLLGFRIPKNPITTYILNLAVADFTFLLFMVTSVLLYMIENIFCFSFVSLTYQRLLLLLSLFSYNTSLYLLTAISIERCTSILCPPWYCCCHRPQCLSALVCVLLWALSIAVLAAVTSLCLFHEDHHCRMALISMYVLNFLIFAPLMVISSTIPFIKVQCGSLQHQPKQLYIVIFLSVLFFLIFGAPLSIWSFLLQFGYMVVPSQAVFLLACINSSINPFIYFLVGSCRRRCSMVSLQVAFRRVFEEPEDNIAFNRDTTMSTLAPAY, encoded by the coding sequence ATGGAGGCGAATGCCACATCCCCACCTCCTACATCACTTATACCGGAGACTGATGGAGACAACCCGTGCAGGATAGACATCACTGATGTGGCTATGGACACTGTCACACTGCTCATCTGCCTCTGTGGGCTGGTGGGGAATGGGGCTGTGCTCTGGCTCCTCGGCTTCCGCATACCCAAGAACCCCATCACCACCTACATCCTCAACCTGGCCGTGGCTGACttcaccttcctcctctttaTGGTCACCTCAGTCCTCCTTTACATGATAGAGAACAtcttctgcttcagttttgtgTCCTTAACGTACCAGAGGCTCCTTTTGCTGCTCTCGCTGTTCTCCTACAACACAAGCCTGTATCTCCTGACAGCCATCAGCATCGAGAGGTGCACGTCCATCCTCTGCCCACCCTggtactgctgctgccaccGCCCTCAGTGCTTGTCAGCCCTGGTGTGTGTCCTGCTCTGGGCCCTCTCCATCGCTGTCCTTGCTGCAGTGACATCTCTGTGCCTCTTCCACGAGGATCATCACTGCCGCATGGCTCTCATCTCCATGTACGTCCTCAACTTCCTCATCTTTGCCCCACTGATGGTCATTTCCAGCACAATCCCATTCATTAAGGTCCAGTGtggctccctgcagcaccaACCCAAGCAGCTCTACATTGTTATCTTCCTCTCCGTCCTCTTCTTTCTCATCTTCGGGGCTCCCCTCAGCATCTGGAGCTTCCTGCTGCAGTTTGGCTACATGGTTGTGCCTTCCCAGGCTGTTTTCCTGCTCGCCTGCATCAACAGCAGCATCAACCCCTTCATCTACTTCCTGGTGGGGAGCTGCCGGAGGCGCTGCTCCATGGTGTCCCTGCAGGTCGCCTTCCGGAGGGTCTTTGAGGAGCCAGAAGACAACATTGCCTTCAACAGGGACACAACGATGAGCACGCTGGCCCCTGCCTATTGA